Genomic window (Arachis hypogaea cultivar Tifrunner chromosome 13, arahy.Tifrunner.gnm2.J5K5, whole genome shotgun sequence):
atggaagctaccaagccagagactcGCTGTTGCAAAAGTACTTGGAGAAGGTCAAAGAGCTGAGCAAATAGTTTGAGGAGGTCGCGGTCCAACACGTTCCAagggaaaggaacacacgggtAGACCTCCTATCCAAGCTAGTGAGCACGAAACCGGGAGCCGGCAACCGATCCCTCATTCAAGGCATGATAAAAGAACCAGCAGTTGCCCTCCACCTGACGAAGATAAGCCCCTCCTGGATGGACCCCATCACTGATTTCCTAGAAAACGGCAAACTCCCTGAAGATGAGAAGGAAGCTAAAGTGTTGAGAAGGGAAGCAGCCAAATATGCGATCATACAAGGCCAACTGTTTAAAAAGGGACTTAGCCAGCCCTTGCTGAAGTGCCTGCATCCCGACTAGACGGACTACGTGCTAAGAGAAATCCACGAGGGGTGCTGTGGCCActacatcgggggcaaagccctagcaagaaaGCTCATCCGAGCTGGATATTACTGGCCATCGATGATGACGGACTCCAAAGAGTTCGTAAGGAAATGCGTTAAGTGTCAAGAGaatgccaacttccacaaagcACTGGCAACCGAACTAAGCTTATTGACGTCCTGTCGACCTTTCGCACAGTGGGGAGTCGACCTACTCGGACTTTTCCCGGTCGgtccggggcaagtcaaatacctcatagtcactatcactactacaccaaatggatagaggctgaaCCACTGGCCAGTATATCCTCATCCAATTGTcgaaagttcatgtggaggcaagtAATAACTCGATTTGACATCCCAGAAGTCGTTGTCTCTGATAACGGGACACAgttcaccgacaagaagttcGTGGAATTCCTCACTGGTCTAGGCATAAAGCAGAAATTCTCCTCTATAGAGCATCTCCAGACGAACGGTCAAGTTGAGGCCGCAAACAAGGTCGTCTTGCTAGGCCTCAAGAAGCGGCTGGATAACAAAAAAGGTGTATGGGCCAACGAACTCGCCTCGGTCCTCTGGTCTTACCGAACAACCGAGCAATCGTCCACAAGGGAAACCCCTTTCTGCCTGACGTACGGGGTGGACGCAATGATACCCGTAGAGATCGGCGAGCCGAGCCCACGATTATTTCTGAAGGGAGTAGAGGAGGCGGTGGAAAAGGACCTAGCAGATGAGGCTAGGGAGATAGCCCATTTGTCAGAAATAGCACTAAAGCAAAGAATGGCCAtgcgctacaacaccaaagtgctcaaGAGGGAATTTCAGCAAAACGACCTCGTCCTACGGCGCAACGATATCGAACTACCGACTCAGGGAGAAGGTAAActggcggcaaactgggaaggcccctacagagtcAAAGAGGTGATTGGCAAGGGCGCCTACAAATTGGAGAAGCTCGATGGTAAAGAGGTCCCGAGAACTTGGAATGCAGGTAACTTGAGAAGATTCTATTCCTAGCTCAAACACGTCGATCAGGCGATCTGACGAGCTCAGTGATTTACTTTTGTTAAGTACTTATTATGACAACAGACTTGTTTAATTATCGATTAATGTTTTACTTGTTGAAATTACCCTCTCATTTACTTTTGGCCATTTACGCATCCCACGACAACAAGTTCCTTATAATACATGTTAAACGGGACCACAATACGGTGCCCCGGAACTGATCGCCCCGGGAGCCAACTAAGCTAAAGCCATAACAAACGGCTACAGCAATAGTAAAGCCATGACTTGGCTTCGTCGAAATACCAACACAACGGTAAACGAACGCCACGACAAGCCAACACCAACAAAACGGTAACAAAACAGGACAAGTACGTTCTACCAATAAGCAGTTaaatgatgataatcacaagtcGACCAAGAGATCACATCCTTGGGCATGtccacaatcttgccatccttgattGTTTTAAAAACCCCAATTGCCGACGTGTCGAAATCAGGAGCCACGATCTTCACCTGGGCTTTGAGAGCCTCTTCAGTCATGAAAATCGCGCTCTTTCCCTGTTTCACGGTCTCCTTATGCTTCTTCTTAAGCTCTTCAACCTCAGCTTGAGCAGCCTTAGCCGACGAGATGGCCACATCACGTTCCTTCTCCAAAGCGACCACCCGACCTTGCGCGGCATTGAGTTGGCTCTACAAAGTCATCTCCCGCTCGGTTAGACGGGACATGGTGGCATCAGAGGTCTTTAGTTTTTCCTCGGCAGACGCGGCCTTCTCCTCGGCAGCTTTAAGCTTCTCCCCCGTTTTGGACAGTTACTCCCGAAGCGTTTCAACTTGAGTCTTGAATTCATTATTGGCCTTGGCAACAGATTCGAGCTTCCTATGTAGCGACTGCATCCCCGACAACTCGAACTCGGCCTTCCGAGTTATCGCAGTACCGCGGAGAAGGGtacggtacatccacctcgcctgccccgCAAGCTCGGTGCCAAAGAAGTGATCCTCTGTGCTGGGAAGCAACTGTGAGTCTATAAAGGTCCCAGCGTCGAAGTTCCGCTCTATCACGGTGAGAGCTCCTTCAGGGCTGGAGGATGTCCGCTGCCTTTTGGGGGTAGGGACAATCTCCAagtcatcatcctcttgttgagTGGAGGACGAATGCCCGATGCCGGCCGTCTCCTCGCGAACAGGAGAAATGCGCGTCCCGTCAGAATTTTTGTTCGACATCTCGGTGTCACGAGGTGAAGGCACCGCCTGATCCTTCTTGTCCTCAGGAGGGTTCTCCGGCTTCTCGTCAGCCTTCTTGTCAGCCTTCTCCTCATCGCTGTCTGCCAAGAAAGTCTTGTACAAACCCTCAAGCCCCGTCACTGAAGCAGACATCTCCACTGCAACAAATAAGTAAACAAGTTAGTCGTGAAATCGACATAACCAATCGAAGCAACAATAATGCCAGAAACACAAGTCAAAACTACTCACAAATATAATTTCTGGTGACCTTCCGGTCACCCATTAGGAGGTGGGGATTCACATGATTCCTCCTAAAAATGGCCAACAACACGTTGGCAATCTTTCTGTCCACAGCGGACATCCCTTTATAAGTCACCTTGATAAAAGTGTTGGACcccgccccgaaactccaataCGTCGGGATGAGGCGTTCCCCTTCTAACGACAACCAGAAGGGGTGGCGACCTTTGACTGGGCGCACCTTAAAATACTTGTCCTTAAACCCATGATAAGAGTCCTCGAACAAGCCAAAAATCCTCCAACCCTGGGCAGatcggaaggacatgaaccctttcctcGCTTTCCCCTCCTTGGAAGGATTCGTGAGGTTGAAGAAAAAAGGAAAACGTCGACGAACACCGGAAACTCTAAATATTCacacaccatctcgaaacagcggatggaagcccaactgttcggatgcagctGCGATGGCGCCACGGAGATCCGGTTAAGGAGCGCCATTTGGAAAGCAAAAAATGGAATACGAACCCCCACTTGGGTAAACATGGACTTGTAGAACCAAATCCAATCGGCAACCCGGGGGGAATGGAAGTTGAGCTCATATAGACGTTCGCTGGGGGTAGGAACAAAGACCACGTAGTTGGCCTCCTCGTCAGTCCTGCCGCACAGGTACTTGGCTTGGCAGAACTCGGTTAGCTCCTCCTCGCACATCTGGTTCGGGGAGTCCTTCATGTCGGAAGTCACCCAAGCGTAGGGGTCGTAACCCGCGGCGGAGGTGGAAGCTCGAGAGACgacgcgaggcatacctacagtggggtacCACTCggttagtctatgaggtcggaAGTCCGGAAAAAGCCCAGAAACTACATTTACCCTATTCAATAACTAAGATCAAGCATGGCTAAAGCAGAATCCAAGTAAAAGCCTAAAAAGCTAACACCATGGAATGGTAACCCCCTAACGCACCTACTTGACACTATGATTATCTAGCATGCAAATCAAACAAGCAACATGCATATAGAAGAACTGATAACGAAGATAAAATGAACATAagcagaggaagaggagaagagtgCTTACCTGATTGACTGTGATAGCTGAGAGGAAAGCAGGAAGGGATGGATGCTCAAAAACGTGAAGATCACAGTAGGGAATTCAGGAAGGAAGAAGGAAAATGCAAAGaaaatggaatgaagatgaacaaggaaatgaaatgaaaatagaGCGTGAAACTGGCTAGGGGATTAAAAAACTGACATGAAGCGCGAAAGGCAGGGGTAAAAGAGTCTTTACTCACAGGGTTTAAAacaacccattatgagcattaaatgTCCGGCGCAAAGAACGAAGCGACGAACGGTTATCCCCATTAACGAAGAGACACGCGCGCAAGAGGCACGTCCTCTCCACGAGCGGCCGACCTGGTGACGACATAAGGGAGAAAATATAATGCGCCACCAACAGCGTTCACGTCCATTGCCGGCGTGTTGGGTGCATTGTTATGGCCTGGCCCAAACAGCATACGGGCCGACCTGACCCGTGGACCACCCGACCCGAACTGTCGGGCTTGAGCTGCTCAACCTCCTACCCGGACACGTGTCCCTGACAGCTCCGCTACAGCTGTGTGAAGGAAGCTTCGAATAAGGTGTGTCTGCCCTTGTGGGACCCACCTCTAACATGGTATAAAtagggagggtcctacccctcccccaaggtacgtcacataccacTTTATACCTTTTTTGCCTGCACACTCaaactgactagagcgtcggagtgtctttgcaggtaacACCCCCACCATACGAAGAGCTCGGGACGTCGGCTACTCCAGTTTCACCCCTCGTGGCTCGAATCCAGGCCATACCCCACCAACCGACCCGAAGATCCTtccgaaccgtccggtaaccgacctaccgaacaATAATTTATGTTGATTTTATTTAAGAGTGAATTATATGTACTCCTATAGTAAAAAAATAGACttaacattttttataataagtagTTTTTCAaacatttaatttataaaaaagtcccatctttttatttatcctaaaaattaaaatttaaaactaatattaatactttttgattaataaaactaaaataaaatataaaaataaaccttgaataaaaataaaaatacaaaattttgaattccaaaatataaaatagttataagataaaaaaattattgaaatataatttttataaggtACTCTATGACTTAACTTAGATGGATgaatattatatgtaaaataaattatgatatatattgGTACAAAATTActatgtaatttaaaaaaaatattgcccTGTTAagctattttacttttattcttttaaaagcaTATCATAGAAATTTCTTTATTCAACATAACTGACGAATGtacgaattttttttttaataataaacatatttaaattattttacttttattctttaaaaatccgcAACAATGATTTACATCCAATAAAAAACTTTTAATGAAGTTGCTGTTTGAAATGGGTGgaagttatttttatattaactgaCGATGTACAGGAGAATTTCTTTCAATAATAAACCTCTCTCATCAAGAGCAATATTAAAACTTATCATTATACATGTCATATTATATGTTACCTGTAACAAATTGAGGATGGTTAGTGGCTCTGGTCATTTGTTTAATTGTAGTTGTTCCTGTGTGAAAGTAGACTCCGAGGTATAGCCCGCTCAGCTAACGCTTGAACTGACTTTTCTTGGAGTAAAGAGTGTGGAACATCGTCTTCTTGTGGGGAGGCGGTGTTGGATACCTGCAAagggactccaacgctcaagtaagtATAAGTGTGAGAGAGTTTAAAGTAGAAATTAGAATGAATTGCGTACATCTAGATCAGTAGTTCATTAGTCTTTTATATTGAGTTTGTTTAAGTGATTTGTTATACAAATCAGTTATTCGTATCTTTGTTGCAAGTTTGACGGGATCTGAGGTTTGTTGTCATCCGGATTTGTTGGGATGATACTGGCGTCGGATGAGGTAGTTATCTTATCTCTGCCAGCTATACTTAGTTCCGAGATTATTGTTGTTGTGGGCCAGGGTTTTAGTAACGGATCATAGCCCCCAACCTTGACCTGTTTTTCAAGGCCGAGTTATAACAGGTCGAGCTTCATGTATAACTCGGAACCGAGTATAGTGGCAGCCCCCAAGATCGATTTGTTTGCTCTCGGAGGTTTGTTTTGAAAAACTTGGCAAGGTTGAATTTTTAGGCGGTAAAGTAATTGCTCCAAGAGAGAGATTATCGGGAGACGTGCGCTATAATTGTGTGTTGGGAAGGGGGAGGGTTTGTGATCAGGACCGTTGATGATGGGGTTGGTAATCATTATCGATGGTTTTAGTTTTGATTGTGGGTTTGGGTTTAGTGGGTTGGTGAAATCTTCTGGATTCGTGGCTTAtcatttttcatcttcttcatcctTGCGTCTTTTCCGAAATGAGTAAGAAAGGTTAGTAACTGGTGTGATtttgtttctttccttcttctgcTTCTAATTTCTAATGGATAAGGGAAAGAGTGTGATGACTGATAAAAAGGGTTAAGGGTAAGAGGAAGAGGGAGGTGAGTGGGAGTACTGATAAGATTGTAGAAGAAGTTTTTGTGTGGGATCCTGTTAATCCGTATGGGTGGGTTGCTGATTCGGTGAAGGGTTGGGTTTCTAGTTTTGTGATGAGCATAGCGTGTCCCAATTAGGGTCGCCGTCGTCCTGGGTAAGGAAGGGTAGTGAGATAGGTCTGAGGTTTGTGCCATGCAATGCTGACGATCGGGTTTGTTTTTAGGGTGAGGGTTTTGAATACTTTTATATGTACAGTGCTGTGTTTGTTGAATTGGGGGTTAGGTTTCCTTTTTCTGAATTTGAATGTGGGGTTTTGATGCAATTGAAGTGTGCTTCTTCGCAATTACATCCGAATTCCTGGGCATTCGTTAGAGCGTTTGAGATTTTGATGAGCGTATTGGAGATGGAACCGTCCTTAGAGGTATTCTTTGCATTGTTTGAATGTAAGGGTGTGAAGAGGGGTTGTTGGCTAAACCTTGCTAGTGCTCCTGGGCGGGCTATATTTAGTCTCTATCGTTCTTCTTTTAAAGGATTTAAATCTATGTTTTTGAAAATTGGCGTGGTTGAGGGCGATTTTCCTTGGTACATTGATCACTGTTTGTTAGAGAAATTCCCTTTGTTCTGGGTTCCACGTCCTAGGCAGATTCTGGGTATGGATGTGATGGAGTATGAGAACGAGATGCTTGTGGAATTTTTAGTGAATAATGTGTCGTCCTCTTCTCTGTTTTCTGTTGTGGATATGCTTGATCTTGAGTCTGATAGAGACGCGTTATCTGAGTATATAGGTAAATGATTTGTTTTATTAGTTTGCCTGTTTTAGTACTTTGTGTTTGTTTTATCTTTTGACTATCTTGTACTTTTGTAGTTGAAAAGGCGCCTAAAGTGACTTCAACGAGTTTGCGTGCGTTTTTCCGCTCGAAAAATGTTGAAAGGCAGAGTTCTAGTAGTCAAGCTGCTGCTGAGGTTGGTGCCGAGGTTAACCAGGGATCTCCCGTAAGAAAGGTGAACTACAAAAGGAAGAAAGTAGAGAAGAAGGAGAGGGAGACTGGTGGGGCCGAGGATATTCTCGGGCCAAAGGTTGTTGATTTGGAAAAGGTAAAACGTTTTGCTGATAGTTAGAGGGTTCTGCATGGCTTCACGGAGAGTGAAGACTTATCTTCTGTGTGGGGGGAGCAGTTTGATTATTCTGCTTTTGCTGATGAACGTGCCCAGAACCCTTCTGATGTGAAAGTTGTTCATGATGTTGGTGATGTCGGGGTGGCCCAATATCTGCAGGTATTTGTGTGTTATGTAGTATTTTGGTCTGTTTCTATACTGTTTATCTGATTGGGATTGTGTCTTCGTTGGTCAGGTTATTGGAGTTCGTTTGATGTGTATAGGTCGGACGCAGGAGCTGAAACATGCGCGGGATGCCTTTGATAGGGCTTCTCTGGCTCAGCTTATGCAGGAGAACGTTGAGAAGTCTGGTAGGCTTCATGATGCTCTTGATTTGGTGAATGTTCTCCAAGAGAAGTTGACCACATGTGAGAGAGCTGAGAAGGAACTGAAAGAGAAGACTGTGGCTCTGGAGGCGAGGTTGATAGTTCTCGGAGCCGAGAAAAAACAGGCTGAGGCGGAGAAGGAAGATCATGGTTTGGAAATGTTTTCGGCCGGATTCGAGAGGGCTGTTGAGCAGGCCAAATTCCTTGCTCCTGCTGCTGATCTTTTGGGAATGGATCCTTGCAAAGTCGTGGTGGGGAATGAGCTGGTTGAAGATGAAGATGGTGTTGAGGGTGAGGGGGAAAACCCTGATGTTTGACTGTTGTAATAGGTAGTAATGTGTATTTGTCTGACTTATAATCGCTTTTTGTTATGAACTGCTAGTCTTgtttgtgaaaatgaagtagtacTTTGATGTTTGCTTTTGAGAATCGGTTAATTTTGGGTAGAGTACGAGAATTTGTACATATAGCGTTTTGTCTAATCGACTGGTTTGTGTATGTTTGGTATTCCATACTTTTGGTATAGTTTGACTTTGGTTTTTGGTTAGCTTATTTGATGTTTGGGTTTGTTTTGCGACAGTCTGAGTGTATCAGAGCAATGTGAATAGTATCTAAATAGTTGTTTATTTTAGTTTGTGCTGTGGGTGATTTGAAAAGAATGCGGGGTGgtgtgcctcattaaaacctctccaGCAAAAACCCTCCTTAGGGATAAAAtctggtagtaggaaaaagagtgcatcaccGTGCCCGACTTATAGACTAGCTGAAGTACATTTTGAGGGAGGCTATATTCCAGGTGTTTGGTAGTATAGCTCCGTCGAGTCTTTGTAATTTGTATACGCCTTTACCGACGACTTTCTGTACTCTGAATGGTCCTTCCCAGTTTGCGCCTACTTTGCCATGTCCTTGTGGTTTTCGTATGTCTTCGACTTTTCTGAGTACGAGGTCTCCTTCCGAGAATGTTCTTTGTTTGAGTCTCTTGTTATATTTCCGAGCTATAGCTCGTCTTGCCGCTACTTGTTGTAATGCGGATATGTCCCGAGTTTCTTCTAATAGGTCTAGTTCGGTTCTTCTACTTTGGGTGTTGTCGCTTTCATCTGCGTTTGTAGTTCTGGTGTTTTGGAGGGATACTTCAATTGGTATCATTGCATCACTTCCGTAGACGAGCCTGAATGGTGTTTCCTTTGTTGTTGATTGTTCGGTTGTGTTATAGCTCCATAGTACCTCTAGGATGAGTTCGGCCCATTCTCCTTTTGAGTCGTCGAGCTTCTTTTTGAGACCCTACAAGATAATCTTATTGGCAGCTTCGGCTAGGCCGTTAGTTTGTGGATATTCGACAGAGGAGAActgttgaaatattttgaaattttgtaaaaaatttgtAAATTTCTTATCTATAAATTGTTTACCATTGTCGGTGATGATAGATTGAGGTATACCAAAACGACATATTATATTTTTCCATACAAAAGAAATCATTTTTTCAGAAGTGATTTTTGCCAATGGTgcggcctctatccattttgtgaagtaatctatggcgacaattaaaaatttaacctgGCCTGGAGCGGGTGGGAATGGTCCGAGGATATCCAGCCCCCATTTGTTGAATGGCCAGCATATCTCGGACGTGTGTAACTGCTCGGCTGGGCTGTGGATGATAGGTACGTGGCGTTGGCAGTGGTCGCAATATTTGACTTTATTCGTGCAGTCTTGTTGTAACGTCGGCCAATAGTAGCCGGCTCGGAGGATTTTGGCGGCGAAGCTTCGGCCGCCGATGTGTGTGCCACAGACTCCTTCATGGACTTCATCTATTGCCAGTTTGGCGTCTGCTGTATTTAGGCATCGTAGCAAGGGTCTTGTGAAGCCTCTTTTGTATAGGTCGGTTCCGAGCATGGTGTAGAAACTCGCTCTTCGTTTGAATCTTCGTTGGTCGTGGACATTGTTGGGGATATTCCCTGTTTGCAAGTAAGTGATGAAGGGTGATCTCCAGTCATCTTCCTGTGAAATGTTCAATATAACACTAGGTTCTTCGAGTGTTAGTTGGGATAAAATAGGTGGCGTGGTTTGACTTCTTGTTGTGGCTAATTTTGAGAGGATATCTGCTCTGTCGTTCTGTTCCCAGGGTATATGAAATATGTTGAATTTTTGGAAATATTTGACAAGGTGGTTGGTAATGATGTTGTATTTTTCTAGTAATGGGTCTTTTACCTGAAAAATACCTGTTACCTGTTGTACTACCAGCAGAGAGTCACATTTGACATCTAAATGTGTTATTCCCATTGTTTGGGCTAATCGAAGTCCTGCAATTAGAGCTTCATACTCTGCTTGGTTGTTGCTTGCGTGAAATGTGAATTGCAAGGATTGCTCGAACTGTGTTCCATGTTCGTCTTCGAGGAGTATTCCTGCTCCGGAGCCTTTGCTGTTTGAAGCTCCATCGACGTATAGTGTCCATGTGTTGCTTTTGGGGTCTTGTTCTTCTGTAGTGagctctgcaatgaagtcggctagtgCTTGGGATTTGATGGCTCCTCTGGATTCGTATTGTATATCGTGTTTTGACAGCTCAATCGACCATTTGATCAGCCTTCCTGCTAGCTCGGGTTTTGCCAGTATTTGTCTTAAGGGTTGTTCGGTTCAGACCACGATGGTGTGACTTTGGAAGTAGTGTCGTAGGCTTCTAGCTGTCGTGATCAGGGCTAGAGCTAGTTTCTCTATTTTCGAGTAACGGACCTCGGCATTCTGTAATGACTTACTGACGAAGTATACCGGATTTTGTTGTCTTGCTGCTTCTGTTACTAAGACAGAGCTTATAGCATGGTTAGTAATGGAtaaatctataccaatatataaaggCAATACCAGAGTTTTGTGTCCAATTTTGGTAGACATTATTTGtcctcaaataatttattttacaaactaaaattatggacaaaatagtaaaaatatatttttgtttttaattaaaaatcattaacCCACAAAAAAAGTCAAATAACTACCTACTAAAATGAAAACAGTTTTGTTACTTCTATTAACTTCCCACTAAAATGAAAACAGTTCTGTTACTTCTATAAATATAACAACACATCTTCCATTGCCTCCATCCACTGCAGTTTAGAttttacttttctatatttttcttgctGTTTGGTTCTTCTCCTTCCTTCAACACTCTCGCCTCCATCCTCTTCCATTGCATTCATCCACTGCAGTTACAAATTTTATTCAGTTACTACTTTTACGCATAACATTCACTTatatctcttcttctctttagtttacttatttaatctatattttcagtcatttctctgcttttttaatttattcccaACTTTTGACGTATGAAAATATTACTGTatctccttttgtttttatcaatttattagaTTGATATATAACATTTAAATGTGACAAGATAAGAACTatgttatacattttttattgttttaatctttatgattattttcttctctttatttttctatctcatgagtcatgtaagttttaatttattatttttcatatatattataCGTCTAACAACAATATATAGAGTCAATACAGAGAATTGACTGACTTTGGTGTCTAATTTTTTGGACTATATTAATCCTACAATAAACTATTTTGGAAACTAAATTATAAGGACAAAATAGAcataaaatttgttttgaaaaatccaaTAACTTCCTACTAAAATGACAGTTTTAAAAATGTAAGACAGTCTGTAAATtgctaataaataaaaagaaaatgaactggTATGAATATCAATATCTTCacattcttcatcatcttcatgctttgtttaattctatgttagttttagtttatatcGTTTGTTCTATCAATATCTTCATGCTTTGTTTAATTctatgttagttttagtttatataGTTTATTCTGTCAATGTCTTCGCATTCTTTATCATgttcatattttgtttaattttatattaattttaatttatatcctTTTGTTTTGAGTACGTTATCCTTttagtagtttattttttatttttttgtatttttcttgctGTTCTGTTATTCTCCTTTCTTCAACACTCTCGCTTTCGTCTTCTTCCATTGCCTTCATCAAAGTTGTTAATTTCATTCAGTTTTACAGCGGTTACTATTTTCACATATAACATCCACttatatcttttcttctctttagtttacttatctaatctatattttcaatcattcctctgtctttttaatttattctcaacTTTTGACATATGAAAATactactatgtctttttttttatcaatttaatgtagaaagaaatatttttttgtcttatcAATTTGATGCAGAAAGAACAcagtttctttttatttgatatgtgttttatgttttttatatgtCCTTACCTATCACTAATTGAATGAAAGAGTtccataaatattttgttaacttattttttttaaattactttgtaataatattttctaaattttttaaaatattaattatgtagagtattatgttcaaaatttgaatacataaatatttactttgaaaataaattaagttattaattttgtctaccacaatattatttattttgcacATTGACTAAGTTATATgattggcatatatatatatatatataggacgcAAGAAAATTCGCACCCATCAAAGATTCGTTAAAACATTAAT
Coding sequences:
- the LOC140177708 gene encoding uncharacterized protein, with protein sequence MPGIDPNVICHRLTINPAVKPIAQKKRHLGTDKRAASLEETQKLLNAGFIKELRYSTWLANVVMVRKNNGKWRMCVDYTDLNKACPKDAYPLPCIDKLVDNSSGFQCYNQILMHKTDQDKTAFITDNGNFCYKVMPFGLKNAGATYQRLMDKIFTNQIGRNIEVFVDDMVAKSKDTSKHIEDLTEIFQQLRKYNMKLNPDKCAFGVQSGKFLGFMLTCRDLSITNHAISSVLVTEAARQQNPVYFVRRLIKWSIELSKHDIQYESRGAIKSQALADFIAELTTEEQDPKSNTWTLYVDGASNSKGSGAGILLEDEHGTQFEQSLQFTFHASNNQAEYEALIAGLRLAQTMGITHLDVKCDSLLVVQQNDRADILSKLATTRSQTTPPILSQLTLEEPSVILNISQEDDWRSPFITYLQTGNIPNNVHDQRRFKRRASFYTMLGTDLYKRGFTRPLLRCLNTADAKLAIDEVHEGVCGTHIGGRSFAAKILRAGYYWPTLQQDCTNKVKYCDHCQRHVPIIHSPAEQLHTSEICWPFNKWGLDILGPFPPAPGQGLKKKLDDSKGEWAELILEVLWSYNTTEQSTTKETPFRLVYGSDAMIPIEVSLQNTRTTNADESDNTQSRRTELDLLEETRDISALQQVAARRAIARKYNKRLKQRTFSEGDLVLRKVEDIRKPQGHGKVGANWEGPFRVQKVVGKGVYKLQRLDGAILPNTWNIASLKMYFS